A region of Sparus aurata chromosome 8, fSpaAur1.1, whole genome shotgun sequence DNA encodes the following proteins:
- the gins3 gene encoding DNA replication complex GINS protein PSF3: MNTQSYMPVEPGVGMEENFLSLDDILLAHERLPIRIECAFPRLGFLDKSSDTQDIPEGTKMELPLWLSKGLYERKRRVLSVELPKVYREGWRTVFNADPNVVDLHKMGPYYYGLGSQMLHFDSPENPEVAQTLLQTFIGRFRRTMDSSQNAYNEDTSALVERLDCLEKALFRSGQSGLNGFQGWEKGQASQLTASSLVLNYRKRKMTDVQH, translated from the exons ATGAATACACAGTCATATATGCCCGTAGAACCTGGGGTGGGGATGGAGGAGAATTTCCTTTCTCTGGACGATATTTTGCTCGCTCATGAGAGACTTCCCATCCGGATCGAGTGCGCTTTCCCCCGGCTGGGATTCCTGGATAAGTCGAGTGACACGCAGGACATACCGGAG GGTACAAAGATGGAGCTTCCTCTTTGGCTGTCCAAAGGACTGTacgagaggaagaggagagtgTTGTCAGTCGAGCTCCCAAAGGTATACAGAGAGGGCTGGAGGACTGTGTTCAACGCTGACCCCAATGTGGTAGACCTGCATAAGATGGGGCCCTACTACTACGGCCTGGGATCCCAAATGCTGCACTTTGACAGCCCAGAGAACCCAGAGGTCGCACAGACACTGTTGCAG ACGTTCATCGGGCGGTTCAGACGGACCATGGACTCCTCTCAGAATGCCTACAACGAGGACACGTCTGCGCTGGTGGAACGTCTGGACTGTCTGGAGAAGGCTCTTTTTAGGTCGGGGCAGAGCGGCCTCAACGGCTTCCAGGGCTGGGAGAAGGGCCAGGCCTCCCAACTCACTGCCTCCAGTCTGGTCCTCAACTATCGCAAGAGGAAGATGACTGATGTGCAGCACTGA